One segment of Drosophila mauritiana strain mau12 chromosome 3R, ASM438214v1, whole genome shotgun sequence DNA contains the following:
- the LOC117145766 gene encoding RNA-binding protein Nova-1 isoform X9 — MESIMKVAMDKAAEQLIQQFGFDYLQQQLQLQHQNQHNSSPQQQQQQQQQQLEPENEHLTYRYQQSKPTHMQQLACNYQPRHSTTTSSPSSTHSLASGGGSSSSSSNSSSSDSSNISNISNISNISNIGNISNSNHSNAAYSLAVHSYQKQIENPANPSHVPHHQMDLSPLSENGSPNGTPGAQTPTATASGNTAAALASAAAAATSGGNGSSITNCNSNNSSNAQQQLQLGNYKTNSCWCYGESVCSGIEVEIENNNNNHIHHGETTYHMKILVPAVASGAIIGKGGETIASLQKDTGARVKMSKSHDFYPGTTERVCLITGSTEAIMVVMEFIMDKIREKPDLTNKIVDAESKQTQERDKQVKILVPNSTAGMIIGKGGAFIKQIKEESGSYVQISQKPKDVSLQERCITIIGDKENNKNACKMILSKIVEDPQSGTCLNVSYADVSGPVANFNPTGSPYATNQNAINSSTASLNSTLGTTIGGANSAASLLVNGTGINLSINLGSPNPAPNLAVATQLLEHIKVAMRGSGYSETVTNEVVAALSVLAKYGVLGMGVGVSHTNGAHSTLGNFLGVTTLDQQTAAAASAATASNVFGAVGQVNLEQYAAAAAVAAAASRPTQSQLDAAAVQFDPFRHLGSATAPGATPVSLNNNSFGLTAATGTATTAQLGGLSKSPTPGDLSSKDSKNVEVPEVIIGAILGPNGRSLVEIQHVSGANVQISKKGIFAPGTRNRIVTITGQPSAIAKAQYLIEQKINEEETKRARQIPLTTVVN; from the exons ATGGAGAGTATTATGAAGGTGGCCATGGACAAGGCGGCCGAGCAGCTGATTCAGCAGTTTGGCTTTGATTacttgcagcagcagctgcagttgcagcatCAGAACCAACACAACAGCAgcccacagcagcagcagcagcagcagcaacagcaactagAACCAGAAAACGAACATCTCACATACCGATATCAGCAATCAAAGCCCACACATATGCAGCAATTAGCTTGTAACTATCAGCCACGACATTCCACAACCACGTCGTCGCCCTCATCCACACATTCGCTGgccagcggcggcggcagcagcagtagcagcagcaacagcagcagcagcgacagcagcaacataaGCAACATAAGCAACAtaagcaacatcagcaacatcggcaacatcagcaacagcaatcATAGCAACGCTGCATACTCATTAGCCGTTCATAGCTATCAAAAGCAAATAGAAAACCCGGCTAATCCCAGTCATGTTCCGCATCATCAGATGGATCTGTCGCCCCTGAGTGAGAATGGTTCGCCAAATGGAACGCCAGGTGCCCAGACGCCGACTGCAACAGCGAGTGGCAACACGGCAGCAGCACtcgcatcagcagcagcagcagcaacatcaggcggcaacggcagcagcatcaccaactgcaacagcaacaacagcagcaacgcgcaacagcaactgcagctggGCAACTATAAGACTAACTCCTGCTGGTGTTACG GTGAGTCAGTTTGTTCTGGAATTGAggttgaaattgaaaataataacaataatcatATTCATCATG GCGAGACAACGTATCACATGAAAATACTGGTGCCCGCGGTGGCCTCCGGGGCCATCATTGGCAAAGGTGGCGAGACGATCGCCTCCCTGCAGAAGGACACGGGTGCTAGGGTCAAGATGTCCAAGTCGCACGACTTCTACCCAG GCACAACCGAACGCGTGTGCCTGATCACCGGCTCCACGGAGGCCATCATGGTCGTGATGGAGTTCATCATGGACAAGATCCGCGAGAAGCCCGACCTGACCAACAAGATCGTCGATGCCGAGTCAAAACAGACACAGGAGCGCGACAAGCAGGTCAAGATCCTGGTGCCCAACTCGACCGCCGGCATGATCATTGGCAAGGGCGGTGCCTTCATTAAACAGATCAAGGAGGAGAGCGGCTCCTATGTCCAGATCTCGCAGAAGCCCAAGGATGTGTCGCTGCAGGAGCGCTGCATCACCATCATTGGCGACAAGGAGAACAATAAGAACGCCTGCAAGATGATCCTCTCGAAGATCGTCGAAGATCCCCAGTCGGGCACCTGCCTGAACGTATCCTACGCGGACGTCAGCGGCCCGGTGGCCAACTTTAATCCGACCGGTTCGCCATACGCCACCAATCAGAATGCCATCAACTCGAGCACCGCCTCGTTGAACTCCACGTTGGGCACCACGATCGGCGGTGCAAATTCGGCGGCCAGCCTGCTAGTCAACGGCACCGGCATCAATTTGTCCATCAATCTGGGCTCACCCAATCCAGCGCCCAATCTAGCGGTTGCCACACAGCTGCTCGAGCATATTAAG GTTGCCATGCGCGGCTCTGGCTACTCGGAGACCGTAACGAACGAAGTTGTCGCCGCTCTGAGCGTGCTGGCCAAGTACGGTGTCCTTGGAATGGGCGTGGGTGTGTCGCACACCAACGGCGCCCACTCAACGCTGGGCAACTTCCTGGGCGTAACGACGCTGGACCAGCAGACTGCCGCTGCCGCATCTGCGGCCACCGCCAGCAATGTGTTCGGTGCCGTTGGCCAGGTGAATCTGGAGCAATATGCCGCAGCGGCGGCCGTTGCAGCTGCCGCCAGCCGGCCGACGCAGTCGCAACTGGACGCTGCCGCAGTGCAATTCGATCCATTCCGCCATTTGGGCTCGGCAACGGCGCCGGGCGCCACGCCCGTCTCACTGAACAACAATAGCTTTGGATTGACGGCAGCCACGGGAACGGCGACCACGGCGCAGCTGGGCGGCCTAAGCAAGAGTCCCACTCCCGGCGACCTTAGCTCCAAGGACTCGAAGAACGTCGAGGTGCCGGAAGTGATTATCGGCGCTATTCTAG GTCCGAACGGTCGTAGTTTAGTTGAAATTCAACATGTTTCTGGCGCAAATGTGCAAATTTCCAAAAAGGGCATATTCGCACCTGGCACTAGAAATCGCATTGTAACCATAACTGGTCAGCCGAGTGCCATTGCCAAAGCGCAATATCTAATTGAACAGAAAATCAACGAGGAGGAGACAAAGAGGGCGCGACAAATTCCATTAACCACTGTTgtgaattaa
- the LOC117145766 gene encoding RNA-binding protein Nova-1 isoform X3: MLFARTTSSTSISPPAMMMQQHQQQDPQQLGQHFHQQPAFQLQQSFCETTYHMKILVPAVASGAIIGKGGETIASLQKDTGARVKMSKSHDFYPGTTERVCLITGSTEAIMVVMEFIMDKIREKPDLTNKIVDAESKQTQERDKQVKILVPNSTAGMIIGKGGAFIKQIKEESGSYVQISQKPKDVSLQERCITIIGDKENNKNACKMILSKIVEDPQSGTCLNVSYADVSGPVANFNPTGSPYATNQNAINSSTASLNSTLGTTIGGANSAASLLVNGTGINLSINLGSPNPAPNLAVATQLLEHIKVAMRGSGYSETVTNEVVAALSVLAKYGVLGMGVGVSHTNGAHSTLGNFLGVTTLDQQTAAAASAATASNVFGAVGQVNLEQYAAAAAVAAAASRPTQSQLDAAAVQFDPFRHLGSATAPGATPVSLNNNSFGLTAATGTATTAQLGGLSKSPTPGDLSSKDSKNVEVPEVIIGAILGPNGRSLVEIQHVSGANVQISKKGIFAPGTRNRIVTITGQPSAIAKAQYLIEQKINEEETKRARQIPLTTVVN; encoded by the exons ATGTTGTTCGCCAGAACCACCTCGTCCACGTCGATCAGTCCGCCCGCGATGATGatgcagcagcaccagcagcaggatCCTCAGCAGCTGGGACAGCATTTCCATCAGCAGCCAGCTTTTCAGCTACAGCAAAGCTTCT GCGAGACAACGTATCACATGAAAATACTGGTGCCCGCGGTGGCCTCCGGGGCCATCATTGGCAAAGGTGGCGAGACGATCGCCTCCCTGCAGAAGGACACGGGTGCTAGGGTCAAGATGTCCAAGTCGCACGACTTCTACCCAG GCACAACCGAACGCGTGTGCCTGATCACCGGCTCCACGGAGGCCATCATGGTCGTGATGGAGTTCATCATGGACAAGATCCGCGAGAAGCCCGACCTGACCAACAAGATCGTCGATGCCGAGTCAAAACAGACACAGGAGCGCGACAAGCAGGTCAAGATCCTGGTGCCCAACTCGACCGCCGGCATGATCATTGGCAAGGGCGGTGCCTTCATTAAACAGATCAAGGAGGAGAGCGGCTCCTATGTCCAGATCTCGCAGAAGCCCAAGGATGTGTCGCTGCAGGAGCGCTGCATCACCATCATTGGCGACAAGGAGAACAATAAGAACGCCTGCAAGATGATCCTCTCGAAGATCGTCGAAGATCCCCAGTCGGGCACCTGCCTGAACGTATCCTACGCGGACGTCAGCGGCCCGGTGGCCAACTTTAATCCGACCGGTTCGCCATACGCCACCAATCAGAATGCCATCAACTCGAGCACCGCCTCGTTGAACTCCACGTTGGGCACCACGATCGGCGGTGCAAATTCGGCGGCCAGCCTGCTAGTCAACGGCACCGGCATCAATTTGTCCATCAATCTGGGCTCACCCAATCCAGCGCCCAATCTAGCGGTTGCCACACAGCTGCTCGAGCATATTAAG GTTGCCATGCGCGGCTCTGGCTACTCGGAGACCGTAACGAACGAAGTTGTCGCCGCTCTGAGCGTGCTGGCCAAGTACGGTGTCCTTGGAATGGGCGTGGGTGTGTCGCACACCAACGGCGCCCACTCAACGCTGGGCAACTTCCTGGGCGTAACGACGCTGGACCAGCAGACTGCCGCTGCCGCATCTGCGGCCACCGCCAGCAATGTGTTCGGTGCCGTTGGCCAGGTGAATCTGGAGCAATATGCCGCAGCGGCGGCCGTTGCAGCTGCCGCCAGCCGGCCGACGCAGTCGCAACTGGACGCTGCCGCAGTGCAATTCGATCCATTCCGCCATTTGGGCTCGGCAACGGCGCCGGGCGCCACGCCCGTCTCACTGAACAACAATAGCTTTGGATTGACGGCAGCCACGGGAACGGCGACCACGGCGCAGCTGGGCGGCCTAAGCAAGAGTCCCACTCCCGGCGACCTTAGCTCCAAGGACTCGAAGAACGTCGAGGTGCCGGAAGTGATTATCGGCGCTATTCTAG GTCCGAACGGTCGTAGTTTAGTTGAAATTCAACATGTTTCTGGCGCAAATGTGCAAATTTCCAAAAAGGGCATATTCGCACCTGGCACTAGAAATCGCATTGTAACCATAACTGGTCAGCCGAGTGCCATTGCCAAAGCGCAATATCTAATTGAACAGAAAATCAACGAGGAGGAGACAAAGAGGGCGCGACAAATTCCATTAACCACTGTTgtgaattaa
- the LOC117145766 gene encoding RNA-binding protein Nova-1 isoform X2, with the protein MLFARTTSSTSISPPAMMMQQHQQQDPQQLGQHFHQQPAFQLQQSFCESVCSGIEVEIENNNNNHIHHGETTYHMKILVPAVASGAIIGKGGETIASLQKDTGARVKMSKSHDFYPGTTERVCLITGSTEAIMVVMEFIMDKIREKPDLTNKIVDAESKQTQERDKQVKILVPNSTAGMIIGKGGAFIKQIKEESGSYVQISQKPKDVSLQERCITIIGDKENNKNACKMILSKIVEDPQSGTCLNVSYADVSGPVANFNPTGSPYATNQNAINSSTASLNSTLGTTIGGANSAASLLVNGTGINLSINLGSPNPAPNLAVATQLLEHIKVAMRGSGYSETVTNEVVAALSVLAKYGVLGMGVGVSHTNGAHSTLGNFLGVTTLDQQTAAAASAATASNVFGAVGQVNLEQYAAAAAVAAAASRPTQSQLDAAAVQFDPFRHLGSATAPGATPVSLNNNSFGLTAATGTATTAQLGGLSKSPTPGDLSSKDSKNVEVPEVIIGAILGPNGRSLVEIQHVSGANVQISKKGIFAPGTRNRIVTITGQPSAIAKAQYLIEQKINEEETKRARQIPLTTVVN; encoded by the exons ATGTTGTTCGCCAGAACCACCTCGTCCACGTCGATCAGTCCGCCCGCGATGATGatgcagcagcaccagcagcaggatCCTCAGCAGCTGGGACAGCATTTCCATCAGCAGCCAGCTTTTCAGCTACAGCAAAGCTTCT GTGAGTCAGTTTGTTCTGGAATTGAggttgaaattgaaaataataacaataatcatATTCATCATG GCGAGACAACGTATCACATGAAAATACTGGTGCCCGCGGTGGCCTCCGGGGCCATCATTGGCAAAGGTGGCGAGACGATCGCCTCCCTGCAGAAGGACACGGGTGCTAGGGTCAAGATGTCCAAGTCGCACGACTTCTACCCAG GCACAACCGAACGCGTGTGCCTGATCACCGGCTCCACGGAGGCCATCATGGTCGTGATGGAGTTCATCATGGACAAGATCCGCGAGAAGCCCGACCTGACCAACAAGATCGTCGATGCCGAGTCAAAACAGACACAGGAGCGCGACAAGCAGGTCAAGATCCTGGTGCCCAACTCGACCGCCGGCATGATCATTGGCAAGGGCGGTGCCTTCATTAAACAGATCAAGGAGGAGAGCGGCTCCTATGTCCAGATCTCGCAGAAGCCCAAGGATGTGTCGCTGCAGGAGCGCTGCATCACCATCATTGGCGACAAGGAGAACAATAAGAACGCCTGCAAGATGATCCTCTCGAAGATCGTCGAAGATCCCCAGTCGGGCACCTGCCTGAACGTATCCTACGCGGACGTCAGCGGCCCGGTGGCCAACTTTAATCCGACCGGTTCGCCATACGCCACCAATCAGAATGCCATCAACTCGAGCACCGCCTCGTTGAACTCCACGTTGGGCACCACGATCGGCGGTGCAAATTCGGCGGCCAGCCTGCTAGTCAACGGCACCGGCATCAATTTGTCCATCAATCTGGGCTCACCCAATCCAGCGCCCAATCTAGCGGTTGCCACACAGCTGCTCGAGCATATTAAG GTTGCCATGCGCGGCTCTGGCTACTCGGAGACCGTAACGAACGAAGTTGTCGCCGCTCTGAGCGTGCTGGCCAAGTACGGTGTCCTTGGAATGGGCGTGGGTGTGTCGCACACCAACGGCGCCCACTCAACGCTGGGCAACTTCCTGGGCGTAACGACGCTGGACCAGCAGACTGCCGCTGCCGCATCTGCGGCCACCGCCAGCAATGTGTTCGGTGCCGTTGGCCAGGTGAATCTGGAGCAATATGCCGCAGCGGCGGCCGTTGCAGCTGCCGCCAGCCGGCCGACGCAGTCGCAACTGGACGCTGCCGCAGTGCAATTCGATCCATTCCGCCATTTGGGCTCGGCAACGGCGCCGGGCGCCACGCCCGTCTCACTGAACAACAATAGCTTTGGATTGACGGCAGCCACGGGAACGGCGACCACGGCGCAGCTGGGCGGCCTAAGCAAGAGTCCCACTCCCGGCGACCTTAGCTCCAAGGACTCGAAGAACGTCGAGGTGCCGGAAGTGATTATCGGCGCTATTCTAG GTCCGAACGGTCGTAGTTTAGTTGAAATTCAACATGTTTCTGGCGCAAATGTGCAAATTTCCAAAAAGGGCATATTCGCACCTGGCACTAGAAATCGCATTGTAACCATAACTGGTCAGCCGAGTGCCATTGCCAAAGCGCAATATCTAATTGAACAGAAAATCAACGAGGAGGAGACAAAGAGGGCGCGACAAATTCCATTAACCACTGTTgtgaattaa